One Nocardioides dongkuii genomic window, CCAACTCCGACAACCTCGGCGGGGTGCCGGACCCGAGGATCGCGGGCTGGTTCGCCGCGAGCGGCGCGCCGTTCGCGATCGAGGCGACCCGCCGTACGCCGTCGGACCGCAAGGGCGGGCACTTCGCCCGCCGCAAGGGCGACGGCCGGCTGGTGCTGCGCGAGACCGCGCAGACCCTGGACGCCGACCGCGAGGCGCTCGCGGACCTCGACCGGCACCGGTTCACCTCCACCAACAACCTGTGGTTCGACCTGCGGGCGATGCGCGACGCCCTCGACCAGCGCGAGGGGATCCTCGGCCTGCCGCTGATCCGCAACGTCAAGACCGTCGACCCCGGCGACCCGAGCACCCCCGAGGTGATCCAGGTCGAGACCGCCATGGGCGCCGCGATCGAGGTCTTCGAGGGCTCCCGGCTGATCGAGGTCGGGCGCGAGCGGTTCGTCCCGGTGAAGACGACCAACGACCTGCTGGTGCTGCGCTCGGACGTCTACGACATCGGCGGCGACTTCGTGCTCGACCCGACCACCACCGCGCTCCCGTTCGTCGACCTCGACTCCGACCACTACAAGCTGGTCAGCGAGTTCGACAAGCGGTTCCCCGAGGGGGCGCCGTCGCTGCGCAAGGCCGACGCGCTGCGGGTCTCGGGCGACTGGACCTTCGGCCGCGGCGTGGAGGTCGTCGGCGAGGTGTCGCTGGACGCGACCTCCGCGCAGCGGGTCGCCCCCGGCACCGTGCTGAAGCCCGATGACTGACCACCTCGACTCCGTCGAGGAGCACCTCGACCGGGTGCTGCGCGACCTCGAGCCGCTGCCGGTCTTCCCGCAGCCGCTGATGGACACCCTCGGCCTCGCGTGCGCCGAGGACGTCGTCGCGACCGTCGCGCTGCCCGCCTTCGACAACTCCGCGATGGACGGGTACGCCGTGGCGAGCGCCGACGTCGCCACCGCCACCGAGGAGTCGCCGGTGCACCTGCCGGTGGTCGGCGAGATCGGCGCCGGCAACGCGCAGGTGCTGGCGCTCGCGCCCGGCACCGCCGTCAAGATCATGACCGGCGCCCCCGTGCCGACCGGTGCGGACGCGGTCGTCCCCTACGAGTGGACCGACCGCGGTGTCGCCCAGGTGACGGTCTCCCGCGCGCCGGCGGCCGGCCAGCACGTCCGCCCCGCCGGCGAGGACGTCGGCGTCGGCGACCTGGTCATCGAGCGCGGGGCGGTCCTCGGCCCGCGCCAGGTCGGCCTGCTCGCCTCCATCGGTCGCGCGACGGTGCGCTCGCGGCCGCGGCCCCGCGTGGTGATCCTGTCCACCGGCACGGAGCTGCGCGAGCCCGGCGTACCCCTCGGCCACGACTCGATCTACGACGGCAACTCCTTCCTCCTGGCCGCCGCGGCCCGGCAGGCCGGCGCGATCGCCTACCGGGTCGGGATCGTGCCCGACGAGCCGCAGGCGTTCCTGGACGCGCTCGAGGACCAGCTGGTGCGCGCCGACGTGGTGGTCACCTCCGGCGGCGTCTCGCAGGGCGACTTCGACGTGGTCAAGGCCGCGCTCGCGCCGCGGGGCGTGTGGTTCGGGCCGGTGGCGATGCAGCCCGGCAAGCCGCAGGGCTTCGGGTTCGTCGGTGAGGACAACACCCCGGTCTTCACGCTGCCGGGCAACCCGGTCTCCTCCTACGTCTCCTTCCAGCTGTTCGTGCTGCCCGCGCTGCGCAAGCTGATGGGCCTCACGCCGTGGTCACGCCCCGGCGTACCGGCCCGGCTGACGCACGCGGTGACCTCGCCCCCGGGGCGCCGGCAGTACCTCCGCGCCGAGTACGTCGTGGAGGGCGGCGCCGCGTCCGTCTCGCCGGTCGGCGGCGCCGGGTCGCACCTGATCGGCGACCTCGCGAACGCGAACGCCCTCGTCGTCGTCCCGGAGGACGTCACCTCGCTGGAGCCCGGGGCGCAGGTCTCCGTGCTGCCGCTCGACCTCGACTTCTGACCCCGCCCCGATGAGGAGCACGCCGTGTCCGACCACCTGACCCACGTCGACGAGTCGGGCGCGGCCCGGATGGTCGACGTCTCCGCCAAGGACGTCACGGCCCGCAGCGCCACCGCCTCCGGGCGGGTGCTGGTCTCGGCGCGGGTCGTCGAGCTGCTGCGCGGCGACGGGGTGCCCAAGGGCGACGCGCTCGGCGTGGCCCGGGTCGCCGGGATCATGGCCGCCAAGCAGACGCCGGCGCTGGTGCCGCTGTGCCACCCGCTCGCGATCTCCGGCGTCACCGTCGACCTGGTTCTCGCCGACTCTCCGGACCCGGCGGTCGAGATCACCGCGACCGTGCGGACCACCGACCGCACCGGCGTGGAGATGGAGGCGCTCACCGCCGTCTCGGTCGCCGCGCTGACCGTCGTCGACATGGTCAAGGCGGTCGACAAGGCCGCGGTGATCACCGACGTCCGGGTGGAGTCGAAGGCCGGCGGCCGGTCCGGCGACTGGACCCGCACGTGAGCCTGCGGGCGGCCGTCGTGGTGGCCTCGAACCGCGCGGCTGCCGGGGTGTACGCCGACGAGACCGGGCCGCTGATCGCCGACTTCCTCCGGGGCCTCGACTTCGCGGTCGCCGACCCAGTGGTGGTGCCGGACGGCGACCCGGTGGCCGCGGCGATCCGCGCCGAGGTCGACGGCGGCGCCCGGGTGGTCCTCACCACCGGCGGCACCGGCCTGACCCCGACCGACCGCACCCCCGAGGTGACCCGGCCGCTGCTGGACCGCGAGGTGCCCGGCATCGCCGAGGCGATCCGGGCGTACGGCGTCGCGCAGGGGGTGCCGACCGCGGTGCTCTCGCGCGGCCTCGCGGGCGTCGCCGGCGCGTGCCTGGTGGTCAACCTGCCGGGCTCGCGGGGCGGGGTGCGGGACGCGCTCGAGGTGCTGGGCCCGATCCTCGTGCACGCGGTCGAGCAGGTCGTCGGGAGCGACCACTGAACGCCGCGCGCCCGGGTCGCGCGTGGCCGGTGCGGCTGACCTCGGGCGAGGTGACGGTCCGGCCGCTCCGGTTGCGCGACCAGGCCGCCTGGCGCGAGGTCCGGCAGCGGAACGCCGCGTGGCTGGTGCCGTGGGACGCGACCGTCCCGCCGGGCAGCGAGGCGCGACCGACCACGTTCACCACCCTGGTCCGGCGGATGCGTCGACAGGCGCGCCAGGGCACGACGTACCCCTTCGCGGTGGAGGTCGACGGCCGCTTCGCCGGGCAGGTGACGGTCACCAACATCGCCCGCGGGTCCGCGCAGTTCGGGTCTGTGGGCTACTGGCTCGACCGCGAGCACGCCGGCCGCGGCGTCATCCCGCGTGCGGTCGCGCTGGTCGTCGACCACTGCTTCACGAACGCCGGGCTGCACCGGGTCGAGATCGCGATCCGGCCGGAGAACTCCAACTCGCTGCGGGTCGTGGAGAAGCTCGGGATCCACGAGATCGGGTACGCCCCGCGCTACCTGCACATCGACGGCGCGTGGCGCGACCACCGGCTCTACGCCCTCACCAAGGAGGAGTGCCCGCGCGGGCTGCTGGCCCGCCTGGAGGAGGGTCCGGACACCTGAGTCACAGGAGACCCAGAAGTCTTTCTGCGACACACCTGTAGACATGCGCCCCACCGTCGGGTGGCGAACCTAACCTCGGGTCCGTGGACATGAGCGCGTTGATCTTCGTCGCCCTGGCAGTGGCGTGGGCGTTCTACCTGGTCCCGAAGGCTCTCAAGCACCACGACGACGTGGTGCGCAGCCGCTCGGTCGACCGCTTCTCGCACACGATGCGGGTCCTGGCCCGGCGCGAGCCCGTCGACCGGCGCAGCGCCCGGCTCGTGGTCACCCCGGGGCGGCCCGCGTCGTCCGCCGTGGTGGTCACCAAGCCGTCCGCAGCCGTCCCCACCGACCCGTCGCCGGCCGAGCGCCGCGTCCGCCGCGCTGCCGCGGCCCGCGCCGCCCAGCGTCGCCGCCGGGTGCTCGGCGTGCTGCTGCTCGCCACCGCGGTCGTCGTCGTCCTGGCGGCCACCGGCGTGCACTCCTGGTGGTACGCCGCGATCCCCGCGGGCCTGCTCGTCGCCTGGCTGGCCGCGTGCCGCCTGATGGTGCGTCGCGAGCACGCCGTCCTGGCCCCGCGCGCGTCCGCGCCGGTCGTCCCCGACGCCACGCCCGCCGCCGCTGCGCCCGCGCCCGCCGCTGCGGTCGCGGACGAGGTCGTCGGCGAGGCCACCGAGGACATCGCGGTCGTCCGCGACGACGCCGAGGTCGCGATCGTCTCCACGGCCGGCATCGACCCGACGCTGTGGGACCCGGTGCCCGTCACCCTCCCGACGTACGTCTCGAAGCCGGCGGCCACGCGCCGGACCGTGCGCACCATCGCCCTCGACGACACCGGCGTGTGGACCTCCGGGCACACCGAGGCCGACAGCCGGCTCGCCCGGAAGGCCGAGGAGAGCGACCGCGCCGAGCGCGCCGACCGCGCCACCCGGGCCGAGAACGACGGGCGCGCCGTCGGCTCCTGAGGCGATTCGGCCCGGCCCCGAGCCGGGTGCTAATCTTTCGGCTCGCGTCCCGAGGACGCACACCTGGGGCTGTGGCGCAGTTGGTAGCGCGTCTCGTTCGCAATGAGAAGGCCAGGGGTTCGAATCCCCTCAGCTCCACCAGGTAGCAAAGATCGCCTCCCACCTGCAGCGATGCAGGAGGGAGGCGATTCGCCGTTCGGCCCACGACCTCGTGGGCGCGGGCCCAGGCAGACGAAACGCCCCGCCCTCCAGAGGAGAGCGGGGCGTTCCTGGTCCGGCCCAGGAATCGGGGGGCGTCCTGGTGCCTGACCTGTCGCCATCCTAGGACGTCCAGGGCGTTCCAGGGGAGGGGCCCTCGCTCCTTGACCGAACCTTCATGGGCCGTGTGGTCCCCGTGGCGGTCGGGTCAGGGGATGACGCGGGCGCTGCGGTACTGCTCGGCGTAGGCGAAGAACGTCGCCCGGGTGTCGCGCGTCGCGGAGAAGCCGGCGGTGCGGCTCTTGTTCATGTCCGTCACGACCTCCATGTCGCGGCCGAGGTCGGCGTCGGTGTGCCACCACGAGGCGACCCGTGCCAGGTCCGGCTCGACCAGCCCGTGCCGGTGGGCCAGGTCGCGCCAGACCGGCTCCATGCCGCTCATCGCGGTCTCCAGGGGGCGCGGGGCGTCGGCGTACCCCTCCCACTCCAGGCCGA contains:
- a CDS encoding UTP--glucose-1-phosphate uridylyltransferase, encoding MGSPGLKKARDKMVAAGVDEVAIDTFAHYYRLLEHGETGMIPESTIDPVDMEALADVEVPEDVAREALQGTAVIKLNGGLGTSMGMHRAKSLLCVRRGLSFLDIIARQVLHLREQHGATLPLIFMNSFRTSADTMAALARYETLPVEGLPLEFLQNKEPKLLAHDLSPVSWPKDPDLEWCPPGHGDLYTALRGTGLLERLIEAGYDRVFVSNSDNLGGVPDPRIAGWFAASGAPFAIEATRRTPSDRKGGHFARRKGDGRLVLRETAQTLDADREALADLDRHRFTSTNNLWFDLRAMRDALDQREGILGLPLIRNVKTVDPGDPSTPEVIQVETAMGAAIEVFEGSRLIEVGRERFVPVKTTNDLLVLRSDVYDIGGDFVLDPTTTALPFVDLDSDHYKLVSEFDKRFPEGAPSLRKADALRVSGDWTFGRGVEVVGEVSLDATSAQRVAPGTVLKPDD
- the glp gene encoding gephyrin-like molybdotransferase Glp; the protein is MTDHLDSVEEHLDRVLRDLEPLPVFPQPLMDTLGLACAEDVVATVALPAFDNSAMDGYAVASADVATATEESPVHLPVVGEIGAGNAQVLALAPGTAVKIMTGAPVPTGADAVVPYEWTDRGVAQVTVSRAPAAGQHVRPAGEDVGVGDLVIERGAVLGPRQVGLLASIGRATVRSRPRPRVVILSTGTELREPGVPLGHDSIYDGNSFLLAAAARQAGAIAYRVGIVPDEPQAFLDALEDQLVRADVVVTSGGVSQGDFDVVKAALAPRGVWFGPVAMQPGKPQGFGFVGEDNTPVFTLPGNPVSSYVSFQLFVLPALRKLMGLTPWSRPGVPARLTHAVTSPPGRRQYLRAEYVVEGGAASVSPVGGAGSHLIGDLANANALVVVPEDVTSLEPGAQVSVLPLDLDF
- the moaC gene encoding cyclic pyranopterin monophosphate synthase MoaC, yielding MSDHLTHVDESGAARMVDVSAKDVTARSATASGRVLVSARVVELLRGDGVPKGDALGVARVAGIMAAKQTPALVPLCHPLAISGVTVDLVLADSPDPAVEITATVRTTDRTGVEMEALTAVSVAALTVVDMVKAVDKAAVITDVRVESKAGGRSGDWTRT
- a CDS encoding MogA/MoaB family molybdenum cofactor biosynthesis protein, with product MSLRAAVVVASNRAAAGVYADETGPLIADFLRGLDFAVADPVVVPDGDPVAAAIRAEVDGGARVVLTTGGTGLTPTDRTPEVTRPLLDREVPGIAEAIRAYGVAQGVPTAVLSRGLAGVAGACLVVNLPGSRGGVRDALEVLGPILVHAVEQVVGSDH
- a CDS encoding GNAT family N-acetyltransferase codes for the protein MRLTSGEVTVRPLRLRDQAAWREVRQRNAAWLVPWDATVPPGSEARPTTFTTLVRRMRRQARQGTTYPFAVEVDGRFAGQVTVTNIARGSAQFGSVGYWLDREHAGRGVIPRAVALVVDHCFTNAGLHRVEIAIRPENSNSLRVVEKLGIHEIGYAPRYLHIDGAWRDHRLYALTKEECPRGLLARLEEGPDT